The following proteins are co-located in the Neofelis nebulosa isolate mNeoNeb1 chromosome 18, mNeoNeb1.pri, whole genome shotgun sequence genome:
- the GIGYF1 gene encoding GRB10-interacting GYF protein 1 isoform X1, which produces MAAETLNFGPEWLRALSSGGSVASPPPSPAMPKYKLADYRYGREEMLALYVKENKVPDELQDKEFAAVLQEEPLQPLALEPLTEEEQRNFSLSVNSVAVLRLMGKGAGPPLGGASRGRGSTRSRGRGRGDSCFYQRSIEEGEGAFGRNPREIQRSQSWDDRGERRFEKSARRDGARSGFEEGGAGPRKEHARSDSENWRSLREEQEEEEEGSWRLGAGPRRDGDRWRSASPDSGPRSAGWREHGDRRRKFEFDIRGDRGGCGEEEGRGGGGSAHLRRCRGPDGFEEDKDGLPEWCLDDEDEEMGTFDASGAFLPLKKGPKEPIPEEQELDFQGLEEEEEEPSEALDEAGPEAGGKELTPLPPQEENSSSPPPLPTLGPLWGTNGEGDDATEKDLPATEDDMRGMQLSPGVGSPPGPPGDLEDDEGLKHLQQEAEKLVASLQDSSLEEEQFTAAMQAQGLRHSAAATALPLSHGAARKWFYKDPQGEIQGPFTTQEMAEWFQAGYFSMALLVKRGCDEGFQPLGEVIKMWGRVPFAPGPSPPPLLGNMDQERLKKQQELAAAALYQQLQHQQFLQLVGSRQLPQCALREKAALGDLTPPQQQLTAFLQQLQALKPPRGGDQNLLPTMNRSLSVPDSGPLWDIHTSASSQSGGEASLWDIPINSSTQGPILEQLQLQHKFQERREVELRAKREEEERKRREEKRRQQQQQQEEQKRRQEEEELFRRKQVRQQELLLKLLQQQQAAAAVPASPAPSSPPPLWAGLAKQGLSMKTLLELQLEGERQLHKQPPPREPSRAQAPNHRVQLGGLGAAPLNQWVSEAGPLWGGPDKSGGSSGGLGLWEDTLKSSGSLARSLGLKNSRSSPSLSDSYSHLSGRPVRKKTEEEEKLLKLLQGIPRPQDGFTQWCEQMLHTLSTTGSLDVPMAVAILKEVESPYDVHDYIRSCLGDTLEAKEFAKQFLERRAKQKASQQRQQEAWLSSGSLQTAFQTNHSTKLGPGEGSKAKRRALMLHSDPSILGYSLHGPSGEIESVDDY; this is translated from the exons ATGGCAGCAGAGACCCTCAATTTTGGGCCTGAGTG GCTGAGGGCCCTTTCCAGCGGTGGCAGTGTGGCCTCTCCACCCCCGTCCCCTGCCATGCCCAAATACAAGCTGGCTGACTATCGCTACGGGCGAGAAGAGATGCTGGCTCTCTACGTCAAGGAGAACAAG GTACCCGATGAGCTGCAGGACAAGGAGTTTGCTGCGGTGCTGCAGGAGGAGCCACTGCAGCCCCTGGCGCTGGAGCCTTTGACTGAGGAGGAGCAG AGAAACTTCTCCCTGTCAGTGAACAGTGTGGCTGTGCTGAGGCTGATGGGGAAGGGGGCCGGCCCCCCCCTAGGTGGCGCCTCCCGCGGCAGGGGCAGCACTCGGAGCCGAG GCCGAGGCCGTGGTGACAGTTGCTTTTACCAAAGAAGCATCGAAGAAGGCGAAGGGGCCTTTGGCCGAAACCCCCGGGAGATCCAGCGTAGCCAGAGTTGGGATGACAG AGGCGAGAGAAGGTTTGAGAAGTCAGCCAGGAGGGATGGAG CGCGATCCGGgtttgaggagggaggggctggcccgAGGAAGGAACATGCCCGCTCAGATAGCGAGAACTGGCGTTCTCTCCGAGAGGagcaagaggaagaggaggaaggcagtTGGAGACTTGGGGCAGGACCCCGGCGAGATGGCGACCGCTGGCGCTCAGCCAGCCCTG ATAGCGGTCCCCGCTCTGCTGGCTGGCGGGAACATGGGGACCGGCGTCGCAAGTTTGAATTTGATATTCGAGGGGATCGAGGAGGGTGTGGTGAagaggaggggcggggtgggggaggcagcgCTCACCTGCGGAGGTGCCGAGGGCCTGACGGCTTTGAGGAGGACAAGGATGGGCTCCCCGAATGGTGCCTGGACGATGAGGATGAGGAGATGGGCACCTTTGATGCCTCTGGGGCCTTTCTGCCTCTCAAG AAGGGCCCCAAGGAGCCTATTCCTGAGGAGCAGGAGCTCGACTTCCAGggcctggaggaagaggaggaagaacctTCTGAAGCGCTAGATGAGGCGGGCCCTGAGGCGG GAGGGAAGGAGCTGACCCCACTGCCTCCCCAGGAGGAAAActccagctccccacccccactgcccacctTGGGCCCGCTCTGGGGAACTAACGGGGAAGGCGACGATGCTACAGAGAAAGACCTGCCGGCGACTGAAG ACGATATGAGGGGCATGCAGCTGAGTCCCGGGGTGGGCTCACCCCCTGGTCCACCCGGAGATCTGGAGGATGATGAAGGCCTGAAGCACCTGCAGCAG GAGGCAGAGAAGCTGGTGGCCTCCCTGCAGGACAGCTCCCTGGAGGAAGAGCAGTTTACGGCTGCCATGCAGGCCCAGGGTCTGCGCCACTCAGCAGCTGCCACTGCCCTCCCTCTCAGCCACGGTGCGGCCCGGAAGTGGTTCTACAAGGACCCACAGGGGGAGATCCAAG GCCCCTTTACAACACAGGAAATGGCGGAGTGGTTCCAGGCGGGCTATTTTTCCATGGCACTGCTTGTGAAGCGGGGCTGTGATGAGGGCTTCCAGCCGCTGGGTGAGGTGATCAAGATGTGGGGTCGCGTGCCCTTTGCCCCGGGACCCTCACCACCCCCACTGCTG GGCAACATGGACCAGGAGCGGCTGAAGAAGCAGCAGGAGCTGGCGGCCGCGGCCTTGTACCAGCAGCTGCAGCACCAGCAGTTTCTGCAGCTGGTCGGCAG CCGGCAGCTCCCGCAGTGCGCGCTCCGGGAAAAGGCCGCTCTGGGGGACCTGACGCCGCCCCAGCAGCAGCTCACTGCGTTCCTCCAGCAGCTCCAAGCTCTCAAACCGCCCAG AGGCGGGGACCAGAACCTGCTCCCGACCATGAACCGGTCCTTGTCGGTGCCGGATTCGGGCCCCCTCTGGGACATACATACCTCAGCCTCATCACAGTCAG GCGGTGAGGCCAGTCTTTGGGACATACCAATTAACTCTTCGACTCAGGGTCCAATTCTAGAACAACTCCAGCTGCAACACAAA TTCCAAGAGCGCAGAGAAGTGGAGCTCAGGGCgaagcgggaggaggaggagcgcaAGCGGCGGGAGGAGAAGCgccggcagcagcagcagcagcaggaggagcagAAGCGGCGGCAGGAAGAAGAGGAGCTGTTCCGACGCAAGCAG GTGCGGCAGCAGGAGCTCCTGCTGAAGCtgctgcagcagcagcaggcagCGGCCGCCGTCCCGGCGTCCCCCGCACCCAGCTCCCCGCCACCGTTGTGGGCTGGCCTGGCCAAGCAGGGGCTGTCCATGAAGACGCTGCTGGAGCTGCAGCTGGAGGGCGAGCGGCAGCTGCATAAGCAGCCCCCGCCTCGGGAGCCGTCGCGGGCCCAGGCCCCCAACCACCGGGTG CAGCTCGGGGGCCTGGGCGCTGCTCCTCTGAACCAGTGGGTGTCTGAGGCTGGGCCACTGTGGGGCGGGCCCGACAAGAGTGGGGGCAGCAGCGGTGGCCTGGGGCTCTGGGAGGACACCCTCAAGAGCAGCGGGAGCCTGGCCCGCAGCCTGGGCCTGAAGAACAGCCGGAGCAGCCCCTCTCTCAG TGACTCGTACAGCCACCTGTCAGGCCGGCCTGTGCGCAaaaagacagaggaggaagagaagctgCTGAAGCTGCTCCAGGGCATCCCCAGGCCCCAGGACGGCTTCACCCAGTGGTGTGAGCAGATGCTGCACACATTGAGCACCACAGGCAGCCTGGACG TGCCCATGGCTGTAGCGATCCTCAAGGAGGTAGAATCCCCCTACGATGTCCACGATTATATCCGGTCCTGCTTGGGGGACACGCTGGAAGCCAAAGAATTTGCCAAACAGTTCCTGGAGCGGAGGGCCAAACAGAAAGCCAGCCAGCAGCGGCAGCAG GAGGCTTGGCTGAGCAGCGGCTCCCTGCAGACAGCCTTTCAGACCAACCACAGCACCAAACTCGGCCCTGGGGAGGGCAGCAAGGCCAAGAGGCGGGCTCTGATGCTGCACTCGGATCCCAGCATCTTGG GGTACTCCCTGCACGGACCTTCTGGTGAGATCGAGAGCGTGGATGACTACTGA
- the GIGYF1 gene encoding GRB10-interacting GYF protein 1 isoform X2, producing the protein MAAETLNFGPEWLRALSSGGSVASPPPSPAMPKYKLADYRYGREEMLALYVKENKVPDELQDKEFAAVLQEEPLQPLALEPLTEEEQRNFSLSVNSVAVLRLMGKGAGPPLGGASRGRGSTRSRGRGRGDSCFYQRSIEEGEGAFGRNPREIQRSQSWDDRGERRFEKSARRDGARSGFEEGGAGPRKEHARSDSENWRSLREEQEEEEEGSWRLGAGPRRDGDRWRSASPDSGPRSAGWREHGDRRRKFEFDIRGDRGGCGEEEGRGGGGSAHLRRCRGPDGFEEDKDGLPEWCLDDEDEEMGTFDASGAFLPLKKGPKEPIPEEQELDFQGLEEEEEEPSEALDEAGPEAGGKELTPLPPQEENSSSPPPLPTLGPLWGTNGEGDDATEKDLPATEDDMRGMQLSPGVGSPPGPPGDLEDDEGLKHLQQEAEKLVASLQDSSLEEEQFTAAMQAQGLRHSAAATALPLSHGAARKWFYKDPQGEIQGPFTTQEMAEWFQAGYFSMALLVKRGCDEGFQPLGEVIKMWGRVPFAPGPSPPPLLGNMDQERLKKQQELAAAALYQQLQHQQFLQLVGSRQLPQCALREKAALGDLTPPQQQLTAFLQQLQALKPPRGGDQNLLPTMNRSLSVPDSGPLWDIHTSASSQSGGEASLWDIPINSSTQGPILEQLQLQHKFQERREVELRAKREEEERKRREEKRRQQQQQQEEQKRRQEEEELFRRKQVRQQELLLKLLQQQQAAAAVPASPAPSSPPPLWAGLAKQGLSMKTLLELQLEGERQLHKQPPPREPSRAQAPNHRVLGGLGAAPLNQWVSEAGPLWGGPDKSGGSSGGLGLWEDTLKSSGSLARSLGLKNSRSSPSLSDSYSHLSGRPVRKKTEEEEKLLKLLQGIPRPQDGFTQWCEQMLHTLSTTGSLDVPMAVAILKEVESPYDVHDYIRSCLGDTLEAKEFAKQFLERRAKQKASQQRQQEAWLSSGSLQTAFQTNHSTKLGPGEGSKAKRRALMLHSDPSILGYSLHGPSGEIESVDDY; encoded by the exons ATGGCAGCAGAGACCCTCAATTTTGGGCCTGAGTG GCTGAGGGCCCTTTCCAGCGGTGGCAGTGTGGCCTCTCCACCCCCGTCCCCTGCCATGCCCAAATACAAGCTGGCTGACTATCGCTACGGGCGAGAAGAGATGCTGGCTCTCTACGTCAAGGAGAACAAG GTACCCGATGAGCTGCAGGACAAGGAGTTTGCTGCGGTGCTGCAGGAGGAGCCACTGCAGCCCCTGGCGCTGGAGCCTTTGACTGAGGAGGAGCAG AGAAACTTCTCCCTGTCAGTGAACAGTGTGGCTGTGCTGAGGCTGATGGGGAAGGGGGCCGGCCCCCCCCTAGGTGGCGCCTCCCGCGGCAGGGGCAGCACTCGGAGCCGAG GCCGAGGCCGTGGTGACAGTTGCTTTTACCAAAGAAGCATCGAAGAAGGCGAAGGGGCCTTTGGCCGAAACCCCCGGGAGATCCAGCGTAGCCAGAGTTGGGATGACAG AGGCGAGAGAAGGTTTGAGAAGTCAGCCAGGAGGGATGGAG CGCGATCCGGgtttgaggagggaggggctggcccgAGGAAGGAACATGCCCGCTCAGATAGCGAGAACTGGCGTTCTCTCCGAGAGGagcaagaggaagaggaggaaggcagtTGGAGACTTGGGGCAGGACCCCGGCGAGATGGCGACCGCTGGCGCTCAGCCAGCCCTG ATAGCGGTCCCCGCTCTGCTGGCTGGCGGGAACATGGGGACCGGCGTCGCAAGTTTGAATTTGATATTCGAGGGGATCGAGGAGGGTGTGGTGAagaggaggggcggggtgggggaggcagcgCTCACCTGCGGAGGTGCCGAGGGCCTGACGGCTTTGAGGAGGACAAGGATGGGCTCCCCGAATGGTGCCTGGACGATGAGGATGAGGAGATGGGCACCTTTGATGCCTCTGGGGCCTTTCTGCCTCTCAAG AAGGGCCCCAAGGAGCCTATTCCTGAGGAGCAGGAGCTCGACTTCCAGggcctggaggaagaggaggaagaacctTCTGAAGCGCTAGATGAGGCGGGCCCTGAGGCGG GAGGGAAGGAGCTGACCCCACTGCCTCCCCAGGAGGAAAActccagctccccacccccactgcccacctTGGGCCCGCTCTGGGGAACTAACGGGGAAGGCGACGATGCTACAGAGAAAGACCTGCCGGCGACTGAAG ACGATATGAGGGGCATGCAGCTGAGTCCCGGGGTGGGCTCACCCCCTGGTCCACCCGGAGATCTGGAGGATGATGAAGGCCTGAAGCACCTGCAGCAG GAGGCAGAGAAGCTGGTGGCCTCCCTGCAGGACAGCTCCCTGGAGGAAGAGCAGTTTACGGCTGCCATGCAGGCCCAGGGTCTGCGCCACTCAGCAGCTGCCACTGCCCTCCCTCTCAGCCACGGTGCGGCCCGGAAGTGGTTCTACAAGGACCCACAGGGGGAGATCCAAG GCCCCTTTACAACACAGGAAATGGCGGAGTGGTTCCAGGCGGGCTATTTTTCCATGGCACTGCTTGTGAAGCGGGGCTGTGATGAGGGCTTCCAGCCGCTGGGTGAGGTGATCAAGATGTGGGGTCGCGTGCCCTTTGCCCCGGGACCCTCACCACCCCCACTGCTG GGCAACATGGACCAGGAGCGGCTGAAGAAGCAGCAGGAGCTGGCGGCCGCGGCCTTGTACCAGCAGCTGCAGCACCAGCAGTTTCTGCAGCTGGTCGGCAG CCGGCAGCTCCCGCAGTGCGCGCTCCGGGAAAAGGCCGCTCTGGGGGACCTGACGCCGCCCCAGCAGCAGCTCACTGCGTTCCTCCAGCAGCTCCAAGCTCTCAAACCGCCCAG AGGCGGGGACCAGAACCTGCTCCCGACCATGAACCGGTCCTTGTCGGTGCCGGATTCGGGCCCCCTCTGGGACATACATACCTCAGCCTCATCACAGTCAG GCGGTGAGGCCAGTCTTTGGGACATACCAATTAACTCTTCGACTCAGGGTCCAATTCTAGAACAACTCCAGCTGCAACACAAA TTCCAAGAGCGCAGAGAAGTGGAGCTCAGGGCgaagcgggaggaggaggagcgcaAGCGGCGGGAGGAGAAGCgccggcagcagcagcagcagcaggaggagcagAAGCGGCGGCAGGAAGAAGAGGAGCTGTTCCGACGCAAGCAG GTGCGGCAGCAGGAGCTCCTGCTGAAGCtgctgcagcagcagcaggcagCGGCCGCCGTCCCGGCGTCCCCCGCACCCAGCTCCCCGCCACCGTTGTGGGCTGGCCTGGCCAAGCAGGGGCTGTCCATGAAGACGCTGCTGGAGCTGCAGCTGGAGGGCGAGCGGCAGCTGCATAAGCAGCCCCCGCCTCGGGAGCCGTCGCGGGCCCAGGCCCCCAACCACCGGGTG CTCGGGGGCCTGGGCGCTGCTCCTCTGAACCAGTGGGTGTCTGAGGCTGGGCCACTGTGGGGCGGGCCCGACAAGAGTGGGGGCAGCAGCGGTGGCCTGGGGCTCTGGGAGGACACCCTCAAGAGCAGCGGGAGCCTGGCCCGCAGCCTGGGCCTGAAGAACAGCCGGAGCAGCCCCTCTCTCAG TGACTCGTACAGCCACCTGTCAGGCCGGCCTGTGCGCAaaaagacagaggaggaagagaagctgCTGAAGCTGCTCCAGGGCATCCCCAGGCCCCAGGACGGCTTCACCCAGTGGTGTGAGCAGATGCTGCACACATTGAGCACCACAGGCAGCCTGGACG TGCCCATGGCTGTAGCGATCCTCAAGGAGGTAGAATCCCCCTACGATGTCCACGATTATATCCGGTCCTGCTTGGGGGACACGCTGGAAGCCAAAGAATTTGCCAAACAGTTCCTGGAGCGGAGGGCCAAACAGAAAGCCAGCCAGCAGCGGCAGCAG GAGGCTTGGCTGAGCAGCGGCTCCCTGCAGACAGCCTTTCAGACCAACCACAGCACCAAACTCGGCCCTGGGGAGGGCAGCAAGGCCAAGAGGCGGGCTCTGATGCTGCACTCGGATCCCAGCATCTTGG GGTACTCCCTGCACGGACCTTCTGGTGAGATCGAGAGCGTGGATGACTACTGA
- the GIGYF1 gene encoding GRB10-interacting GYF protein 1 isoform X3 yields MGKGAGPPLGGASRGRGSTRSRGRGRGDSCFYQRSIEEGEGAFGRNPREIQRSQSWDDRGERRFEKSARRDGARSGFEEGGAGPRKEHARSDSENWRSLREEQEEEEEGSWRLGAGPRRDGDRWRSASPDSGPRSAGWREHGDRRRKFEFDIRGDRGGCGEEEGRGGGGSAHLRRCRGPDGFEEDKDGLPEWCLDDEDEEMGTFDASGAFLPLKKGPKEPIPEEQELDFQGLEEEEEEPSEALDEAGPEAGGKELTPLPPQEENSSSPPPLPTLGPLWGTNGEGDDATEKDLPATEDDMRGMQLSPGVGSPPGPPGDLEDDEGLKHLQQEAEKLVASLQDSSLEEEQFTAAMQAQGLRHSAAATALPLSHGAARKWFYKDPQGEIQGPFTTQEMAEWFQAGYFSMALLVKRGCDEGFQPLGEVIKMWGRVPFAPGPSPPPLLGNMDQERLKKQQELAAAALYQQLQHQQFLQLVGSRQLPQCALREKAALGDLTPPQQQLTAFLQQLQALKPPRGGDQNLLPTMNRSLSVPDSGPLWDIHTSASSQSGGEASLWDIPINSSTQGPILEQLQLQHKFQERREVELRAKREEEERKRREEKRRQQQQQQEEQKRRQEEEELFRRKQVRQQELLLKLLQQQQAAAAVPASPAPSSPPPLWAGLAKQGLSMKTLLELQLEGERQLHKQPPPREPSRAQAPNHRVQLGGLGAAPLNQWVSEAGPLWGGPDKSGGSSGGLGLWEDTLKSSGSLARSLGLKNSRSSPSLSDSYSHLSGRPVRKKTEEEEKLLKLLQGIPRPQDGFTQWCEQMLHTLSTTGSLDVPMAVAILKEVESPYDVHDYIRSCLGDTLEAKEFAKQFLERRAKQKASQQRQQEAWLSSGSLQTAFQTNHSTKLGPGEGSKAKRRALMLHSDPSILGYSLHGPSGEIESVDDY; encoded by the exons ATGGGGAAGGGGGCCGGCCCCCCCCTAGGTGGCGCCTCCCGCGGCAGGGGCAGCACTCGGAGCCGAG GCCGAGGCCGTGGTGACAGTTGCTTTTACCAAAGAAGCATCGAAGAAGGCGAAGGGGCCTTTGGCCGAAACCCCCGGGAGATCCAGCGTAGCCAGAGTTGGGATGACAG AGGCGAGAGAAGGTTTGAGAAGTCAGCCAGGAGGGATGGAG CGCGATCCGGgtttgaggagggaggggctggcccgAGGAAGGAACATGCCCGCTCAGATAGCGAGAACTGGCGTTCTCTCCGAGAGGagcaagaggaagaggaggaaggcagtTGGAGACTTGGGGCAGGACCCCGGCGAGATGGCGACCGCTGGCGCTCAGCCAGCCCTG ATAGCGGTCCCCGCTCTGCTGGCTGGCGGGAACATGGGGACCGGCGTCGCAAGTTTGAATTTGATATTCGAGGGGATCGAGGAGGGTGTGGTGAagaggaggggcggggtgggggaggcagcgCTCACCTGCGGAGGTGCCGAGGGCCTGACGGCTTTGAGGAGGACAAGGATGGGCTCCCCGAATGGTGCCTGGACGATGAGGATGAGGAGATGGGCACCTTTGATGCCTCTGGGGCCTTTCTGCCTCTCAAG AAGGGCCCCAAGGAGCCTATTCCTGAGGAGCAGGAGCTCGACTTCCAGggcctggaggaagaggaggaagaacctTCTGAAGCGCTAGATGAGGCGGGCCCTGAGGCGG GAGGGAAGGAGCTGACCCCACTGCCTCCCCAGGAGGAAAActccagctccccacccccactgcccacctTGGGCCCGCTCTGGGGAACTAACGGGGAAGGCGACGATGCTACAGAGAAAGACCTGCCGGCGACTGAAG ACGATATGAGGGGCATGCAGCTGAGTCCCGGGGTGGGCTCACCCCCTGGTCCACCCGGAGATCTGGAGGATGATGAAGGCCTGAAGCACCTGCAGCAG GAGGCAGAGAAGCTGGTGGCCTCCCTGCAGGACAGCTCCCTGGAGGAAGAGCAGTTTACGGCTGCCATGCAGGCCCAGGGTCTGCGCCACTCAGCAGCTGCCACTGCCCTCCCTCTCAGCCACGGTGCGGCCCGGAAGTGGTTCTACAAGGACCCACAGGGGGAGATCCAAG GCCCCTTTACAACACAGGAAATGGCGGAGTGGTTCCAGGCGGGCTATTTTTCCATGGCACTGCTTGTGAAGCGGGGCTGTGATGAGGGCTTCCAGCCGCTGGGTGAGGTGATCAAGATGTGGGGTCGCGTGCCCTTTGCCCCGGGACCCTCACCACCCCCACTGCTG GGCAACATGGACCAGGAGCGGCTGAAGAAGCAGCAGGAGCTGGCGGCCGCGGCCTTGTACCAGCAGCTGCAGCACCAGCAGTTTCTGCAGCTGGTCGGCAG CCGGCAGCTCCCGCAGTGCGCGCTCCGGGAAAAGGCCGCTCTGGGGGACCTGACGCCGCCCCAGCAGCAGCTCACTGCGTTCCTCCAGCAGCTCCAAGCTCTCAAACCGCCCAG AGGCGGGGACCAGAACCTGCTCCCGACCATGAACCGGTCCTTGTCGGTGCCGGATTCGGGCCCCCTCTGGGACATACATACCTCAGCCTCATCACAGTCAG GCGGTGAGGCCAGTCTTTGGGACATACCAATTAACTCTTCGACTCAGGGTCCAATTCTAGAACAACTCCAGCTGCAACACAAA TTCCAAGAGCGCAGAGAAGTGGAGCTCAGGGCgaagcgggaggaggaggagcgcaAGCGGCGGGAGGAGAAGCgccggcagcagcagcagcagcaggaggagcagAAGCGGCGGCAGGAAGAAGAGGAGCTGTTCCGACGCAAGCAG GTGCGGCAGCAGGAGCTCCTGCTGAAGCtgctgcagcagcagcaggcagCGGCCGCCGTCCCGGCGTCCCCCGCACCCAGCTCCCCGCCACCGTTGTGGGCTGGCCTGGCCAAGCAGGGGCTGTCCATGAAGACGCTGCTGGAGCTGCAGCTGGAGGGCGAGCGGCAGCTGCATAAGCAGCCCCCGCCTCGGGAGCCGTCGCGGGCCCAGGCCCCCAACCACCGGGTG CAGCTCGGGGGCCTGGGCGCTGCTCCTCTGAACCAGTGGGTGTCTGAGGCTGGGCCACTGTGGGGCGGGCCCGACAAGAGTGGGGGCAGCAGCGGTGGCCTGGGGCTCTGGGAGGACACCCTCAAGAGCAGCGGGAGCCTGGCCCGCAGCCTGGGCCTGAAGAACAGCCGGAGCAGCCCCTCTCTCAG TGACTCGTACAGCCACCTGTCAGGCCGGCCTGTGCGCAaaaagacagaggaggaagagaagctgCTGAAGCTGCTCCAGGGCATCCCCAGGCCCCAGGACGGCTTCACCCAGTGGTGTGAGCAGATGCTGCACACATTGAGCACCACAGGCAGCCTGGACG TGCCCATGGCTGTAGCGATCCTCAAGGAGGTAGAATCCCCCTACGATGTCCACGATTATATCCGGTCCTGCTTGGGGGACACGCTGGAAGCCAAAGAATTTGCCAAACAGTTCCTGGAGCGGAGGGCCAAACAGAAAGCCAGCCAGCAGCGGCAGCAG GAGGCTTGGCTGAGCAGCGGCTCCCTGCAGACAGCCTTTCAGACCAACCACAGCACCAAACTCGGCCCTGGGGAGGGCAGCAAGGCCAAGAGGCGGGCTCTGATGCTGCACTCGGATCCCAGCATCTTGG GGTACTCCCTGCACGGACCTTCTGGTGAGATCGAGAGCGTGGATGACTACTGA